In the genome of Pogona vitticeps strain Pit_001003342236 chromosome 13, PviZW2.1, whole genome shotgun sequence, the window tccatccatccatccatccatccatccatccatccatccatccatccatccattcattccaagcctttctccttaaaatgtaGCCAAGGTGActtacacaatattaaaagctaaaaccaataaaattttaaaatattaaagaaattaaattaatctAAAGATTAACGCTGGGAGCTGATGACACCATTGCCATTTAGGCCTGAAGAGTTACATCTAAAGGACTTCAGCCCCTAGGATGCAAAGGCGCCCACCAGAATATCATTCAACCCGAAGTCCAAAATAGTCTAACTACCTGGAAACGTTTCCTTACTGCCATGGTTACAGGAAAGGCGGTGGTCTGTGTCTTTGCGCAAACCCGGAATAGACCTGATCTTCAAAGATCCCAAGATGCTAATGGTAGGTCCTGATTCTGCTAAGTGTCTCCACACAGGATGAAAGCTCGAATCTTCTCTCTCCCACGTGCAATTCTATTCTTTCTGGTGAAGAACAGCCGCTTGATGCAAAGTGATGTCCACAGAGACACTTGGTTCTACAAATATGACTTACAACTGAGTATCTTGGACCTTGCCCGGGTTTGCAAGGGCCTGCTGTCTTCTCTCGATAGCGTGGAGGATTTTCTTCCTTGGACCCAGCTGCATTTGGATGCTCCGCAGGTCTTCATCGGAGCAAAGCATGAGGGCTTCTAAATCAATATTTTCTCTCATCAAAATGGGAAGCAATTCGTTCAAGTTTTGTGAGGCCAGGAACACCTCCAAGGGGGTGGCCTCCATTTCACCATCATTCCACGCGATTTCCTCTTCAACCCAAGGTTCTTCAGGATGGCCGTCTGGGGGAACATCAGCATCAGGGTCTTCTAGGTCACCCTCCTCCTCAGACTCTTGGACCAGAAACAATGTGTTGGGTATTTTGGAGAGGACACCCTCTTTCGCCAGTAACAATGGATCAGCACTTCTGCCGGCAGACAAGTGACTTCTAAACACAATGTTGCCAAGACCAGGGCGATTGAAAATCGACTTTTGTCCTTGCTCACCATCGTCATCTTCAGAAAGACTAGCTTTCCCTTGGAATTCGTGGGCGAGGTCTTCATCATTTTCGTTGAACATGTCCATGACAGCCGTTCGCCCGGCTGGGAGGTCGTTTTGACTACCACCCCATTCTACTTCTCTGTTGTCTAacgtctcttctttttttttcatcctcagCCTGAACGTGTCTTTCAACTGCTTAGGGAAGGCGCTTAATGAGCTAGAAGTGAAGAAGTTGGAGATTTTGGGTCTTGTGGTCGTTTCCCTTGCTGAAGATATAGATCCTTTGCTGAAATTCTGGGCCATTTTGTGTTCGTGTTTCTCTTGGCGTCTTTCACATTCACGAAGTTGCCTCTCGGCGTTTTGCTGAGCCTCCGCCTTCAGGCGGGAGACCTTTTTGGGGTTCTTAATGTTCTGCTCTGTAGCAGCATTATCAAGAAGGTTGACGCATTCATACTGATTCCTGCTGGCCGCAACATCAAGAGGAGAACGCAGGTCATTATCCAAAGCGAAGATATTGGCGCCAACGTTGATTAAAAAGGAAACACAGTGAGTGTGGCCGTTGGAGGCAGCGTGGTGAAGAGGGGTGTTGCCCCAAATGTCACACTTGTCCGGATCACCtctggaaggggggaaaaacaaaacaaaaacaaagcataaaGAACTCATACAGGACCAGGGATTGGGTTTACAAGGGCAATGAATATGGATGATGTCAGAGCCCTGATGAAGGTTATATCTGAAGGTGGgagtagctttttaaaattcttccctgcaaatgaacaaaaaaaccAATAACTAACAATCAAAGAGACAATTCGGGATTGGTGTGCTGTTTGTCTACAAACCAgggtgtgtgtacatgcatgaatgtctctctctctctctctctgtgtatgtgtgtgtgtgtgtgtgtgtgtgtgtgtgtgtgtgtctgagagagagagagagagagagagatctaaagGAGCATACACAAATGTGACCCTTCATAGACAGCATGACTTCAGtctgtcatttttatttatttatttattttatttctatcccgcctatctgatcatattagaccactctaggcggcttacagtaaaaacaacaatgtaattttaagactttacagcagaaacgtaaataataaaaaagaataaagaacagaataagaaaaaaaaagatcgtcaagggttttctgttgggaaggcccgcctatacatcaatgtttttagttgtttcttaaaaatgcccagcgagggagccgcgcgaatctcagggggcaagttgttccaaaggcgaggagccaccgccgagaaggcccggtttttggtcttttcctttcgggcctctctcggcgttaggctcctcagccttatctcctggctcgcgcgagtgacacgggtagatctaggtgggagaaggcgttccgccaagtatcgaggtcctaaaccgttttcTGCTGAATTTCAGGGCTGACCCAAGCCTTTTTGCtgactgaggcaaaaggcaaaatGGTCCTTTCTGCCCTCTGCCAAAGGATACTGAATTTAAATTACTGAGTTCAGAAATGGTAAAGGAATAACCGTCTCCACCtagagcttgttgttgttgttgtttagtcaagtctGACTCTttgagaccccatggaccagagcacgccaggccctcctgtcttccactgcctcccgaagttgtgtcaaattcatgttggtcgcttcgatgaccctgtccagccatctcgtcctctgtcgtccccttctcctcttgccctcacactttcccaacatcagggtcttttgcagggagtcttctcttctcatgagatggccaaagtattggagcctcagcttcaggatctgtccttccagtgagcactcagggttgatttccttc includes:
- the ANKS4B gene encoding ankyrin repeat and SAM domain-containing protein 4B → MSTRYHQAAADSNLELLKEATRKDLNTSDRDRMTPTLLAAYHGNLEALEIICRRGGDPDKCDIWGNTPLHHAASNGHTHCVSFLINVGANIFALDNDLRSPLDVAASRNQYECVNLLDNAATEQNIKNPKKVSRLKAEAQQNAERQLRECERRQEKHEHKMAQNFSKGSISSARETTTRPKISNFFTSSSLSAFPKQLKDTFRLRMKKKEETLDNREVEWGGSQNDLPAGRTAVMDMFNENDEDLAHEFQGKASLSEDDDGEQGQKSIFNRPGLGNIVFRSHLSAGRSADPLLLAKEGVLSKIPNTLFLVQESEEEGDLEDPDADVPPDGHPEEPWVEEEIAWNDGEMEATPLEVFLASQNLNELLPILMRENIDLEALMLCSDEDLRSIQMQLGPRKKILHAIERRQQALANPGKVQDTQL